A window from Synechococcus sp. RSCCF101 encodes these proteins:
- the pdhA gene encoding pyruvate dehydrogenase (acetyl-transferring) E1 component subunit alpha, whose amino-acid sequence MAQEVAGHPPGSALEATSSASAVGAHAERLDGLAVSSRASIDRDQGLMLFRDMTLGRRFEDKCAEMYYRGKMFGFVHLYNGQEAVSTGVIKAMRSQHDWFCSTYRDHVHALSAGVPAREVMSELFGKATGCSKGRGGSMHLFSHEHHLLGGYAFIGEGIPVALGAAFTSRYRRDALGEADSDAVTAAFFGDGTCNNGQFYECLNMAALWKLPIVFVVENNKWAIGMAHDRATSDPEIWRKAAPFGLAGEEVDGMDVLAVRAAAERAVERARAGEGPTLLECLTYRFRGHSLADPDELRREEEKQFWARRDPIQALERDLTSQGLVAAGELRAIEKEIDAEITDAVSFALAADEPPAEELTRYIWAD is encoded by the coding sequence ATGGCCCAGGAGGTCGCCGGTCATCCCCCCGGATCCGCCCTCGAGGCAACCAGCAGTGCATCGGCCGTGGGTGCCCATGCCGAACGACTCGATGGTCTGGCGGTGAGCAGTCGCGCCTCCATCGATCGCGACCAGGGGCTGATGCTCTTCCGCGACATGACCCTGGGGCGCCGCTTCGAGGACAAGTGCGCCGAGATGTACTACCGGGGCAAGATGTTCGGCTTCGTGCATCTCTACAACGGTCAGGAAGCCGTCAGCACCGGCGTGATCAAGGCGATGCGCAGCCAGCACGACTGGTTCTGCAGCACCTATCGCGACCACGTGCATGCCCTGAGCGCCGGTGTGCCGGCCCGTGAAGTGATGAGTGAGCTCTTCGGCAAGGCGACCGGCTGCAGCAAGGGCCGCGGCGGCTCGATGCACCTGTTCTCACACGAGCACCACCTGCTCGGTGGCTATGCCTTCATCGGCGAGGGCATTCCGGTGGCCCTCGGTGCGGCCTTCACCAGCCGCTACCGCCGCGACGCCCTCGGCGAAGCCGACAGCGATGCCGTCACGGCGGCCTTCTTCGGCGATGGCACCTGCAACAACGGTCAGTTCTATGAGTGCCTGAACATGGCGGCGCTCTGGAAACTGCCCATCGTGTTCGTGGTGGAAAACAACAAGTGGGCCATCGGCATGGCGCACGACCGGGCCACCAGCGATCCGGAGATCTGGCGCAAGGCTGCCCCCTTCGGCCTCGCCGGTGAGGAGGTTGATGGGATGGATGTCCTCGCCGTGCGTGCCGCCGCCGAACGGGCGGTGGAGCGTGCCCGGGCCGGTGAAGGACCCACGCTGCTGGAATGTCTTACCTACCGCTTCCGCGGCCATTCACTGGCCGACCCCGACGAACTCCGCCGTGAGGAGGAGAAGCAGTTCTGGGCCCGGCGCGATCCCATCCAGGCACTCGAGCGGGATCTCACCAGCCAGGGCCTGGTCGCGGCCGGGGAGCTGCGGGCGATCGAGAAGGAGATCGATGCCGAGATCACCGATGCGGTGAGTTTCGCGCTGGCGGCGGATGAGCCTCCGGCCGAGGAACTCACCCGTTACATCTGGGCTGACTGA